Proteins from one Chitinophaga oryzae genomic window:
- a CDS encoding DUF4267 domain-containing protein, with product MKQFFYYLTLLTGLLLVFIGARFLLLPMPAETAFGIHTATGGDYSFHYIKGIRDLFTGAIIVILLLAREFRAAGFLLLAGSIIPMVDFSIVMSHAGYETAHLYPHAIAVVLCLTLGFHYIRTTAKS from the coding sequence ATGAAACAGTTTTTTTATTACCTCACCCTGCTTACCGGTCTGCTCCTGGTCTTTATCGGCGCCCGTTTCCTGCTGCTGCCTATGCCGGCCGAAACCGCCTTTGGCATTCACACCGCCACCGGCGGCGATTATTCCTTTCATTATATCAAAGGCATCCGTGACCTGTTTACCGGCGCTATCATCGTGATCCTGTTACTGGCGCGGGAATTCAGGGCAGCCGGCTTCCTGTTGCTTGCCGGCAGCATCATCCCTATGGTGGATTTCTCCATCGTGATGAGCCACGCCGGCTATGAAACGGCCCATCTGTACCCACATGCCATCGCCGTAGTACTCTGCCTGACACTGGGCTTCCATTATATCCGCACGACCGCTAAATCCTAA
- a CDS encoding ABC transporter ATP-binding protein: MNRLDIDQLSVTYQNGVKALQHISLDISNGMFGLLGPNGAGKSTLMKTIMGLQRPRQGTITFNGEDAVENPAFLRRQTGFLPQDFGVYPKVSAYDLLQHLAILKGVNNARQRKTQILDLLAKVNLYDVRHKAVHTFSGGMKQRFGVAQTLLGHPQMIIVDEPTAGLDPEERNRFNILLNDISEEMIVILSTHLVEDVRNLCSRMAIIRQGTLLATGAPEDMITGLQGKVWTKVIPAAMLSAYREHYPIIGQQLISREMHISVYADHQPADFSAAVPTLEHVYFHTLCLSA, from the coding sequence ATGAACAGACTTGACATTGATCAGCTATCCGTTACCTATCAGAACGGCGTAAAAGCATTGCAGCATATATCGCTGGATATCTCCAACGGTATGTTCGGCCTGTTGGGACCTAACGGCGCCGGCAAGTCCACCCTGATGAAAACAATTATGGGCCTGCAACGTCCCCGGCAAGGCACCATTACATTCAATGGAGAAGACGCGGTGGAAAACCCCGCTTTTCTCAGAAGACAAACCGGTTTCCTGCCCCAGGACTTCGGTGTTTACCCCAAAGTGTCCGCCTATGACCTGTTACAACATCTTGCCATATTAAAAGGGGTAAATAATGCACGCCAACGGAAAACACAGATACTGGACCTGTTAGCGAAAGTGAACCTGTATGATGTGCGGCACAAAGCCGTACATACTTTTTCCGGTGGAATGAAACAACGGTTTGGCGTGGCGCAGACGCTGCTCGGCCATCCGCAGATGATCATTGTAGACGAGCCTACGGCCGGACTGGACCCCGAAGAGAGAAACCGTTTCAATATCCTGCTCAACGACATCAGTGAAGAGATGATCGTTATACTGTCCACGCACCTGGTGGAAGATGTGCGGAACCTTTGTTCGCGGATGGCCATTATCCGCCAGGGCACATTGCTGGCCACCGGAGCGCCGGAAGACATGATAACCGGCCTGCAGGGAAAAGTATGGACAAAGGTGATCCCGGCCGCAATGCTGTCAGCGTACCGGGAGCATTACCCTATCATCGGCCAGCAGCTGATTTCCCGGGAAATGCATATCTCGGTATACGCAGACCATCAGCCGGCAGACTTTTCAGCCGCTGTGCCCACCCTCGAACATGTTTACTTTCACACCTTATGCCTCTCCGCATGA
- a CDS encoding DUF2975 domain-containing protein: MRRTKIISKILFYISRTLAMGYLLMIVYAVVCLLTGWNVQSATSGGAFVNILFPFTNSPFLIIDTAPTYIIFSFLLPLVLYSLFFWLASEVFKVFHQPRLFSSENVVHLRRFYLFNVFIPGAAALLSRPFTVVEKDIWLLVIVHFFLGIFIYFLAAIFTQGLQLQKEQDLFI, encoded by the coding sequence ATGCGCCGCACTAAAATCATCTCGAAAATACTGTTTTATATCAGCAGGACGCTGGCCATGGGCTACCTGCTGATGATCGTTTATGCCGTTGTTTGTTTACTGACAGGATGGAATGTACAATCAGCAACATCGGGAGGGGCGTTTGTCAATATCCTGTTTCCCTTTACCAACAGCCCGTTTCTGATCATCGATACCGCACCCACCTATATCATTTTCTCTTTTCTGTTGCCGCTCGTGCTCTACAGCCTTTTTTTCTGGCTGGCATCAGAAGTGTTCAAAGTATTTCACCAGCCCAGGCTGTTTTCTTCAGAGAATGTCGTCCACCTGCGGCGCTTCTATCTTTTCAATGTGTTCATCCCCGGCGCGGCAGCCTTGTTGTCAAGGCCTTTCACAGTAGTAGAAAAAGATATCTGGCTGTTGGTCATCGTTCATTTTTTCCTGGGTATCTTCATCTATTTTCTCGCCGCGATTTTCACACAGGGCTTACAACTACAAAAAGAACAGGACTTATTCATATAG
- a CDS encoding GNAT family N-acetyltransferase — protein METLQTERLFIQPITTHEAAFIFVLVNTPAWKRFIGDRHVHHIDDAIGYIQRVIDNPDTDFRVVCRQQDQQPLGIVTVIKRAYLPHHDIGFAFLPEHASQGYAFEAASALLEALKKDKTHTHILATTLPDNKRSIHLLEKLGLHYSETILYNGEELLLFEKLLA, from the coding sequence ATGGAGACATTGCAAACCGAACGGCTATTCATACAACCCATCACAACCCATGAAGCTGCCTTTATTTTTGTACTGGTGAATACCCCTGCCTGGAAACGGTTTATCGGCGACCGGCATGTACATCATATCGACGACGCTATTGGTTATATACAACGGGTGATAGACAACCCGGACACTGATTTCAGGGTGGTATGCCGGCAACAGGATCAGCAGCCGCTGGGAATTGTTACCGTTATCAAGCGGGCATATCTGCCGCATCATGATATTGGCTTCGCTTTCCTGCCGGAGCATGCCAGCCAGGGTTATGCTTTTGAAGCCGCATCCGCCCTGCTGGAAGCGCTGAAAAAAGATAAAACGCACACCCATATCCTGGCGACCACGCTGCCGGACAACAAACGTTCTATCCACTTACTTGAAAAGCTGGGACTTCATTACAGTGAAACAATCCTGTACAATGGCGAAGAACTGTTGTTGTTTGAAAAGTTGCTGGCTTAA
- a CDS encoding ABC transporter permease, giving the protein MLRSHFRIATRNLWKHKGFSVINIAGLALGIACSLLIFLWVQDERSVDTFHANSTRIYSVYKRLYHEGSIDGGYQTPGLLADELKRTMPEIEKASGLGWASTKAFASGDKIQREEGRAAGADFFEIFSYPLLEGTAREALSAPENIAISRKMATAFFGSPEKAMHKTIRYDNRADFTVSAVFEDLPANASQRFDFLLNWEALKKENSWLLDWGNNGPETIILLRPGANAALLEQKIVSFLRTYNRQNPGYYAELGLQRYDERYLHSRFENGKISGGRITYVKLFSLVAVFILLIACINFMNLTTARSANRLKEIGVRKAMGAVRGQLVRQFIGEAVLIAFLAGILALLLVMLVLPAFNQLASKAIVLPLHQPLFWASLAGLTLFTGVIAGSYPALFLSSFHPVKVLKGQLQQKGSSLWLRKGLVTFQFTLSIVLIISTILVSRQIHFIQAANLGYDRDNLVCIPVEGDLAAQKTVFKQEALQLPGVMAVSQMLGSPTDLTLQTNGVDWEGRDPNVKSYFNHSTVGYDFVKTMHLQLTAGRDFSREFATDSVGYVLNETAAKKIGFKAPVGQQLSFWGKKGQIIGVVRDFHFQSLHKQIEPLILRLDNSRASGIFGTFQAGSFLVRIQPGKTRQALSALEQLHQRLNPRYPFSYQFSDLEYDRLYKSEQVIGRLSVIFAVLAIFISCLGLLGLSVFTAEQKTKEISIRKILGASSLSLFRVLSADFMLLVGLAFLIAVPLAWYAMHQWLQQFAYKTSITWWTFALSGLLAVMIALGTVSIQAIRTININLIKSLRGE; this is encoded by the coding sequence ATGCTTCGGAGTCATTTCAGGATCGCTACCAGGAATCTGTGGAAACACAAGGGGTTTTCCGTTATCAATATCGCCGGACTCGCACTGGGCATCGCCTGCAGCCTGCTGATTTTCCTGTGGGTACAGGACGAAAGGAGCGTAGACACCTTTCATGCCAATAGCACACGGATTTACAGCGTATACAAAAGACTGTACCACGAGGGTTCCATTGACGGCGGCTACCAGACGCCCGGTCTGCTGGCGGATGAGCTGAAACGCACCATGCCGGAGATAGAAAAAGCTTCCGGCCTGGGATGGGCCAGCACCAAAGCTTTTGCTTCCGGCGATAAAATACAGCGGGAAGAAGGGCGGGCAGCCGGCGCCGACTTTTTTGAAATATTCAGTTACCCTTTGCTGGAAGGCACCGCCCGCGAAGCGCTGAGCGCCCCGGAAAATATCGCCATCTCCCGGAAGATGGCCACCGCTTTCTTCGGCAGCCCGGAGAAAGCCATGCATAAAACGATCCGGTATGATAACCGTGCAGACTTCACCGTGAGCGCGGTATTCGAAGACCTGCCGGCGAATGCGTCGCAACGGTTCGACTTCCTACTCAACTGGGAAGCCCTGAAAAAGGAAAACAGCTGGCTGCTCGATTGGGGCAACAACGGCCCGGAAACCATCATCCTGCTGCGCCCGGGCGCCAATGCCGCGCTGCTGGAACAAAAGATTGTCAGCTTCCTGCGCACCTATAACCGCCAGAACCCCGGTTACTACGCCGAACTGGGCCTGCAACGCTATGATGAACGTTATCTGCACTCCCGCTTCGAAAACGGAAAAATCAGCGGCGGCCGCATTACCTATGTCAAGCTGTTTAGCCTGGTGGCGGTATTTATCCTGCTGATCGCCTGCATCAATTTTATGAACCTGACCACCGCCCGCTCGGCCAACAGATTAAAGGAGATAGGCGTGCGTAAAGCAATGGGCGCCGTACGTGGCCAACTGGTCCGCCAATTCATCGGGGAAGCGGTACTGATTGCATTTCTGGCGGGCATACTGGCCTTGCTGCTGGTGATGCTCGTACTGCCGGCGTTCAACCAGCTGGCAAGCAAAGCCATTGTTCTGCCGCTGCACCAGCCGCTGTTCTGGGCCTCTCTCGCCGGACTAACGCTGTTCACCGGCGTTATTGCCGGCAGTTACCCGGCCCTGTTCCTGTCGTCCTTTCATCCGGTAAAAGTGCTGAAGGGGCAGCTGCAGCAAAAAGGCAGCAGCCTGTGGCTGAGAAAAGGACTGGTCACCTTTCAGTTTACCCTGTCTATCGTACTGATCATTTCCACCATCCTGGTGTCCCGTCAGATACACTTTATACAGGCCGCGAACCTGGGATACGACCGGGACAACCTTGTCTGCATCCCTGTAGAAGGCGACCTGGCAGCTCAGAAAACGGTGTTTAAACAGGAAGCGCTTCAACTGCCGGGCGTTATGGCTGTCAGCCAGATGCTGGGCAGCCCCACCGATCTGACCCTTCAGACCAATGGTGTTGACTGGGAAGGCCGCGACCCCAATGTAAAATCTTATTTCAATCACTCCACCGTAGGATATGATTTTGTAAAGACCATGCATTTGCAACTGACGGCAGGCAGGGATTTCTCCCGGGAATTTGCCACCGATTCTGTGGGTTATGTGCTGAATGAAACCGCCGCCAAAAAAATCGGGTTTAAAGCGCCGGTCGGGCAACAGCTCAGTTTCTGGGGTAAAAAAGGACAGATCATCGGCGTGGTCAGAGACTTCCATTTCCAGTCGCTGCACAAGCAGATAGAACCGTTGATCTTACGGCTGGACAACAGCCGGGCCAGCGGTATCTTCGGCACTTTCCAGGCAGGCAGCTTCCTGGTACGGATACAACCGGGAAAAACGCGGCAGGCATTGAGCGCCCTTGAACAGCTGCACCAACGGCTAAATCCACGGTATCCGTTCAGTTATCAGTTTTCTGACCTTGAATATGACCGGCTGTATAAAAGTGAGCAGGTAATTGGCCGGTTGTCCGTTATCTTCGCAGTGCTGGCAATTTTTATTTCCTGTCTCGGATTATTGGGACTGTCGGTTTTCACCGCAGAGCAGAAAACCAAAGAAATCAGTATCCGGAAAATACTTGGCGCCAGCAGCCTGTCCTTGTTCCGTGTCCTGTCGGCCGACTTCATGTTGCTGGTGGGCCTGGCTTTCCTGATTGCCGTGCCCCTGGCCTGGTATGCCATGCATCAGTGGTTACAGCAATTTGCCTATAAGACCAGCATAACCTGGTGGACATTTGCACTGTCGGGCCTGCTGGCTGTGATGATTGCCCTTGGAACGGTGAGTATACAGGCAATCCGCACCATCAACATCAATCTTATTAAAAGCCTGAGAGGCGAGTAA
- a CDS encoding winged helix-turn-helix transcriptional regulator, with protein sequence MKKPYDSWVDFRLSPQDCPKEYMLALNDALNVLTGKWKLHVIGALTTGKKRFSEIERFIPDINPRMLSKELKELEVNGIISRTVHDSLPVIVEYELTKSGKDIKPVFDAMITWGLGHRQATMKPGDK encoded by the coding sequence ATGAAAAAGCCATACGATTCCTGGGTCGATTTCCGCCTGTCGCCGCAGGATTGTCCCAAAGAGTATATGCTCGCGTTAAACGATGCGCTGAACGTGCTGACCGGCAAATGGAAGCTTCACGTCATCGGTGCACTGACTACCGGCAAAAAACGCTTCAGCGAAATAGAACGGTTTATCCCGGACATCAACCCGAGGATGCTGTCTAAAGAGTTAAAGGAACTGGAGGTAAACGGTATCATCTCCCGGACAGTACATGATAGCTTGCCGGTCATCGTTGAGTATGAACTGACGAAGTCGGGTAAAGACATTAAGCCGGTGTTTGACGCTATGATCACCTGGGGCCTGGGCCACCGCCAGGCCACGATGAAACCCGGTGATAAATAA
- a CDS encoding ABC transporter permease/M1 family aminopeptidase — protein MNAVFLFDVRQSFKSGLSCAGAALLLLTGVFAGYNFHLYAGEGVGPNAPYSIGFILGILSLSVIFIATVCASTLLFREWDNRFDALLFSTPLSKGRYISGRLLALYAVTAAGFLWMTIGFAAGQHLRTGATVSYYYYGYAYIIFGAINSLFVCSVLFFLAWQTKNKLMMALGGLLLYVLYMVTLLFSDAPFMAQASPQPLSAQQLSALTDPFGLSAYFYRSRDFMVIQRKTLLVPLSGYFLVNRLGTVALSLLLITIGYKRFSYTLRQTPKASIAPPADKLSTAVYTPAITGNDLRTRAHAVWSFTLMDIRQTLKSIPFAASVLLLLFYMGMELYGTIESGIRLPQQYASSGLLAGAILKNFHLAGVLLLVYFVHELYWKSSMVRLTALENTTIHRAAKLWGHWCSCLLLLSGYTGILILQAILFQVAYGYPHIDLAAYGGIILFNTCPLLLLAAMLLLFHQWARHHYVASGLCMLTALITASPLSRYVLTTPLLRFFTGHSGPYSDFTGYGSYTFFFTQRLLFGTGVVALLWLIKDKPKGKRWGLYIMLPGIGAFSAIHLMTAYHPRDDRAQHAAAARYEKQYRHYRSVPQPVVTAVTTNIQLYPAQQRYTIAGRYVIKNKSGVPVDKVLLNFDETLDIVQADYISARDSIRILPHVSELTLKHPLAPDDSATIHFELSYHWSAVNGHQSFNAIIGNGSFMRISRYYPQIGYQADRELTDTLLRQQYALGAATAVPKLEDTVRAPQDFVRLDMVISTDSAQTAIGTGELTSQWRAGDRNYFRYQPGVPVPFRFAVSSAGYRIQRERHNGVEIRVCYHPRHAENVVRLISDARQALDYCRQNFGPYPFRSITFAEISSFTRGFAGTAYPGVIFMAEDMVFRANIGADGQQDAVHEITAHELSHQWWGNSQIDPDYREGAVLLTETLAMYTEMMLYKKKYGKQKMQERLKIHQQIYEAEKGLTVNQPLYKVSGQNTHIAYSKGAMVMVALTDLIGEDKVNLALQHFLQQHHYPLPKPVSTDLIQAFLAVSEARHHAQIKKMFMEI, from the coding sequence ATGAATGCTGTTTTTCTGTTTGACGTCCGTCAGTCTTTCAAAAGCGGACTTTCCTGCGCCGGCGCTGCACTGTTGCTGCTGACGGGCGTATTTGCCGGCTATAACTTCCACCTCTACGCCGGAGAGGGCGTTGGCCCCAACGCCCCCTACAGCATCGGTTTTATACTGGGCATACTCAGTTTATCCGTCATCTTTATCGCCACCGTATGTGCCTCCACGTTATTATTCCGGGAATGGGACAACCGTTTCGACGCGCTGCTGTTCAGCACTCCGCTGAGCAAAGGACGTTACATATCCGGACGGCTCCTCGCCCTGTATGCGGTTACCGCTGCCGGCTTTCTGTGGATGACCATCGGGTTTGCAGCCGGGCAGCATCTGCGCACAGGCGCCACCGTATCATATTATTATTACGGTTACGCCTATATCATTTTCGGCGCTATCAACAGCCTCTTTGTATGCAGCGTATTGTTTTTCCTGGCCTGGCAAACAAAGAACAAACTGATGATGGCGCTGGGTGGCCTGCTGCTATATGTATTATACATGGTTACGCTGCTTTTTTCAGATGCGCCTTTTATGGCCCAGGCCTCCCCGCAGCCGCTCTCCGCCCAACAACTATCCGCCCTGACAGATCCTTTCGGCTTATCGGCTTACTTTTATAGGAGCCGGGATTTCATGGTCATACAGCGTAAAACATTGCTGGTACCGCTGTCAGGTTATTTCCTTGTCAACAGGCTGGGTACAGTGGCTTTATCCCTGCTGTTGATCACCATCGGTTACAAACGATTCAGTTACACCCTGCGGCAGACACCGAAAGCCAGTATAGCGCCGCCGGCAGATAAGCTCAGCACTGCAGTCTACACACCGGCAATCACCGGCAACGACTTACGTACACGGGCACACGCTGTATGGTCGTTTACCCTCATGGACATCCGGCAAACGCTCAAAAGCATCCCCTTCGCCGCCAGTGTGCTGCTGCTGCTTTTTTACATGGGCATGGAATTGTACGGCACCATAGAAAGCGGTATCCGTTTGCCGCAACAATACGCCAGCTCGGGACTGCTGGCCGGTGCTATTCTAAAGAACTTTCACCTGGCAGGCGTACTGCTGCTGGTTTACTTTGTACATGAACTGTACTGGAAAAGCAGTATGGTCAGGCTTACGGCCCTGGAAAACACGACCATTCACCGCGCCGCCAAACTATGGGGGCACTGGTGCAGTTGCCTGTTGCTGCTGAGCGGTTACACAGGCATCCTTATTTTACAGGCCATCCTGTTCCAGGTGGCATACGGCTATCCGCACATCGACCTGGCCGCGTATGGCGGCATCATTTTGTTTAACACCTGCCCCTTGCTGCTGCTGGCCGCGATGCTGTTGCTGTTCCATCAATGGGCCCGCCATCACTATGTAGCGTCGGGGTTATGCATGCTGACCGCGCTCATCACCGCAAGCCCTCTATCGCGCTATGTCCTGACGACGCCATTACTACGTTTCTTCACAGGGCACAGCGGTCCCTACAGTGATTTTACCGGTTACGGCAGTTATACATTCTTCTTTACGCAACGGCTTCTCTTCGGCACCGGTGTAGTGGCATTACTCTGGCTGATAAAGGATAAACCAAAGGGTAAGCGATGGGGACTGTACATTATGTTGCCTGGAATCGGCGCATTCTCTGCCATCCATCTGATGACAGCATATCATCCCCGGGATGACAGGGCACAGCACGCTGCAGCAGCCCGTTACGAAAAACAGTATCGTCATTATCGATCCGTTCCCCAGCCGGTGGTTACTGCCGTCACCACCAACATCCAGCTCTATCCGGCACAACAGCGCTATACAATCGCCGGTCGTTATGTTATAAAAAACAAGTCCGGCGTACCGGTCGATAAGGTATTACTCAATTTTGATGAAACGCTGGACATTGTACAGGCGGATTATATTTCTGCAAGGGATTCCATCCGTATCCTTCCACACGTGTCCGAGCTGACGTTAAAACATCCGCTGGCGCCCGATGACAGCGCTACCATTCATTTTGAACTTTCTTATCACTGGTCTGCCGTCAACGGCCATCAGTCATTCAATGCCATCATCGGCAACGGCTCCTTTATGCGCATCAGTCGTTATTACCCGCAAATTGGCTACCAGGCGGACCGTGAGCTGACTGACACCTTGTTGCGGCAGCAATATGCTTTAGGCGCGGCTACGGCTGTACCGAAGCTCGAAGATACCGTCCGGGCGCCGCAGGACTTTGTCCGGCTCGACATGGTCATCTCCACGGATTCCGCCCAGACCGCCATCGGCACCGGCGAGCTGACCTCCCAATGGCGGGCAGGCGACAGGAATTACTTCCGTTATCAGCCCGGGGTACCGGTACCGTTCCGTTTTGCCGTATCATCGGCCGGCTATCGCATCCAACGGGAACGGCACAACGGCGTTGAGATCAGGGTCTGTTATCATCCCCGGCACGCAGAGAATGTGGTGCGCCTGATCTCCGACGCACGGCAGGCACTGGACTATTGCAGGCAAAATTTCGGTCCTTATCCCTTTCGCAGCATCACGTTTGCCGAAATATCCTCTTTTACACGGGGCTTTGCCGGCACGGCTTATCCTGGTGTTATTTTTATGGCGGAAGACATGGTATTCCGTGCCAACATCGGTGCAGACGGGCAACAGGATGCAGTACATGAAATAACCGCCCATGAACTGTCACACCAGTGGTGGGGCAACAGCCAGATAGACCCCGACTACCGGGAAGGCGCCGTCCTGCTGACCGAAACGCTGGCTATGTACACCGAAATGATGTTATACAAGAAAAAATATGGTAAACAAAAAATGCAGGAAAGGCTGAAAATACATCAGCAGATTTATGAAGCGGAGAAAGGACTAACGGTCAATCAGCCCTTATATAAAGTATCAGGACAAAACACGCACATCGCTTATTCTAAAGGCGCGATGGTGATGGTAGCGCTGACAGACTTAATCGGGGAAGACAAAGTGAACCTGGCGCTGCAACATTTTCTGCAGCAGCACCATTACCCGCTCCCCAAGCCGGTTTCCACCGACCTGATACAGGCCTTCCTGGCAGTCAGCGAAGCCAGGCACCATGCACAGATCAAAAAAATGTTTATGGAGATATAA
- a CDS encoding nucleotidyltransferase domain-containing protein, whose protein sequence is MHLSENKQQLLTRIANSLQQVEGVAAVVLGGSYAAGMASDQSDLDIGIYYHADKPFKAEDISRVVAQYAVSPATVTGFYEWGPWVNGGAWMMTTAGKVDFLYRNVQQVQETIDKAQQGIWENHYEQQPPYGFSSVIYLAEVSICRPLYDPAGVLAAWKEIVSVYPPALKETIIRESLWSADFTLWQTAGFAEKQDVYNTVGCLARAVKNMMAALFAINERYPLGDKRVTAQLQGAAKLPAGLQEKMEAVLCVSKTTITENVERLKALHRDVVLLSDGLYKPLYQL, encoded by the coding sequence ATGCATTTATCTGAAAATAAACAACAACTATTAACCCGGATCGCCAACAGCCTGCAACAGGTGGAAGGTGTGGCGGCCGTTGTGCTGGGTGGTTCTTACGCCGCAGGAATGGCATCGGATCAGTCTGACCTGGATATCGGGATTTACTATCATGCCGATAAGCCGTTTAAGGCCGAAGATATCAGCCGCGTGGTAGCGCAGTATGCTGTGAGTCCCGCTACGGTGACCGGTTTTTACGAATGGGGCCCCTGGGTGAATGGTGGCGCATGGATGATGACGACAGCGGGTAAAGTAGATTTTTTATACCGGAATGTACAGCAGGTGCAGGAAACCATCGACAAGGCGCAGCAGGGTATATGGGAAAATCATTATGAGCAGCAGCCTCCTTATGGTTTTTCTTCTGTCATTTACCTGGCGGAAGTCAGTATCTGCCGGCCATTGTACGATCCTGCCGGTGTATTGGCGGCCTGGAAAGAAATAGTATCAGTATACCCGCCGGCGCTGAAGGAAACGATCATCCGGGAATCACTATGGTCGGCTGATTTTACACTCTGGCAAACTGCCGGTTTTGCGGAGAAGCAGGATGTGTATAACACGGTCGGTTGCCTGGCCCGGGCGGTGAAGAATATGATGGCGGCTTTGTTTGCGATCAATGAACGGTATCCGCTGGGAGATAAAAGAGTGACGGCGCAACTGCAGGGCGCTGCGAAGCTGCCGGCCGGCCTGCAGGAGAAAATGGAGGCGGTGCTATGCGTATCCAAAACAACGATCACGGAAAATGTGGAGCGGCTGAAAGCACTGCACCGCGACGTGGTGCTATTGTCGGACGGACTTTATAAACCATTATATCAGTTATAA
- a CDS encoding Crp/Fnr family transcriptional regulator: MYQQVIQAIENIIPLDAAEKTFITSLFKLKNYNKQDYFLREGQVCRAVGFINSGLVRYYATDANGEEQLYDFGKENDFMCNYSSFLDHSPSASNIQFMEDSEVLSISYEDLQRLYAGVKQGERFGRLVCEQLYVYAIKKIASLYADSPEQRYLQFLADYPGLQQRIPQYYVSSFVGVKPPSLSRIRKRMASRQIY; this comes from the coding sequence ATGTATCAACAGGTTATTCAGGCAATCGAAAATATCATCCCGCTGGACGCAGCGGAAAAGACTTTTATCACTTCACTTTTTAAGCTTAAAAATTACAATAAACAGGATTATTTCCTGCGGGAAGGTCAGGTATGCAGGGCTGTAGGCTTTATCAACAGCGGGCTCGTACGTTATTACGCTACCGATGCCAACGGAGAGGAACAGCTTTACGATTTTGGTAAAGAAAATGACTTCATGTGTAACTACAGCAGCTTCCTGGACCATTCCCCGTCGGCCAGCAACATCCAGTTTATGGAAGACAGCGAGGTACTTTCTATTTCCTATGAAGATCTGCAACGGCTATACGCCGGCGTAAAACAGGGAGAACGTTTCGGCCGCCTGGTATGTGAACAACTCTACGTGTATGCCATCAAAAAAATAGCGTCGCTCTATGCCGATTCGCCCGAGCAACGGTACCTGCAGTTCCTGGCAGACTATCCCGGCCTGCAGCAACGCATCCCGCAATACTACGTTTCCTCTTTTGTAGGCGTAAAACCGCCGTCCCTGAGCCGTATCCGTAAAAGAATGGCTTCCCGGCAGATTTATTAA
- a CDS encoding helix-turn-helix domain-containing protein, giving the protein MPIIVNIDVMLAKRKMQSKELAERLGITPANLSILKTGKAKGIRFDTLEAICQILDCQPGDILEYRPEV; this is encoded by the coding sequence ATGCCAATTATCGTAAACATCGACGTAATGCTTGCCAAACGTAAAATGCAAAGCAAAGAATTGGCAGAACGGCTGGGCATCACCCCGGCAAACTTATCGATACTGAAAACAGGGAAAGCCAAAGGTATTCGTTTTGACACCCTCGAAGCGATCTGCCAGATCCTCGACTGTCAGCCCGGCGACATCCTGGAATACAGACCGGAAGTATAA